The nucleotide sequence GCGCCACCAAGCCCTTGGTTTCGATCATTCCCAGTGCTTCCATAAGTTGGTCCCCGGTCGCCAGTTATAGGGACGTCGACACGACCCCCCGTCCGACCGAAGTTGGAGCATGGTAGACCCCCCTTGTGACACTGTCAACGAAAAAAGAAGACCGAAGTCAAATTCGCACAACTCTGATTCTTTGCCCTTGGGGCGAGCGATGCCTTGCAGTGGCACGTCGTGCGCGAACGATAGGACCGGGCCGTCGTAGAGCTGTCGCCAATCCCGGACTCCGAGCCGAGTGCGGCTCTGTCATCTCGTGTTCAGCGCGACTCAGTGTTTGTCGGGGCCGGATTCCACTGCTATAATGCGCGTTCGGATCGGCGGTAAACAGCTATGCGCAAGATTCGGGTACTGATCATCGGGGGTGGCGGGCGTGAACATGCGCTGTGCTGGGCGGTCGCCCAGTCCCGGCAGGTCGAGCAAGTGTTCTGCGCTCCGGGGAACGCCGGCATCCGTGACGTGGCGCAGATCATCGACATCAGCGCGACCGATATTCCCTCGCTGATCTCATTGGCCGAACGCGAGACAATCGACCTGACCATCGTTGGCCCCGAAGCGCCATTGGCCGCAGGGATTGTCGATGACTTCCGACGTCACGGCCTGCGCATCTTCGGTCCCACTATGGCGGCGGCGCGCCTGGAGAGCTCAAAGGTATTCGCCAAGGAGTTCATGCGCCGCCATTTCATCCCGACAGCACCGTTCCAGGTCTTCGACAATCCCGATGAGGCGTTGAAGTTCATCGCAGCAGCCGAGCGATCGCTGGTGGTGAAGGCCGACGGCCTGGCGGCCGGCAAGGGTGTCTTCGTCTGCAGAGACTCAGGCGAAGCCCGCGCCGCCGTCGAAACGATCATGGTCAAACGTGCATTCGGCGATGCCGGTAATCGCATTGTCATCGAGCGCGTCCTCGATGGCGAAGAGATGAGTGTGATGGCAATAACCGATGGCGAGCGCCTGGAACTGCTCGTCCCCGCGCGTGACTATAAACGCCTCTACGACGGCGACCGCGGTCCCAACA is from Candidatus Zixiibacteriota bacterium and encodes:
- the purD gene encoding phosphoribosylamine--glycine ligase gives rise to the protein MRKIRVLIIGGGGREHALCWAVAQSRQVEQVFCAPGNAGIRDVAQIIDISATDIPSLISLAERETIDLTIVGPEAPLAAGIVDDFRRHGLRIFGPTMAAARLESSKVFAKEFMRRHFIPTAPFQVFDNPDEALKFIAAAERSLVVKADGLAAGKGVFVCRDSGEARAAVETIMVKRAFGDAGNRIVIERVLDGEEMSVMAITDGERLELLVPARDYKRLYDGDRGPNTGGMGSYAPSRPLDDELLAEVKETILEPTLAALKAEGFPYSGVLYAGLMVSEAGPRVLEFNCRFGDPEAQAVLPLLKTDIVDVIGAAMAGRLDAEPLAWRDEYCVCVVLAARGYPGAPDKGVPIEGKVSTQNGGSSFCFHAGTVRDANGMLVTDGGRLLGMVARSDTHEAAVAAAYAALEGVRVKGGHFRTDIGVRSGTFAARRRPDARRRRR